The Magnolia sinica isolate HGM2019 chromosome 9, MsV1, whole genome shotgun sequence genome contains a region encoding:
- the LOC131254916 gene encoding pyrophosphate--fructose 6-phosphate 1-phosphotransferase subunit alpha-like, giving the protein MILCFALFVQIETEKLLAQLVENEMNKRLKEGTYKGKKFNAICHFFGYQARGSLPSKFDCDYAYVLGHICYHILAAGLNGYMATVTNLKNPVNKWRCGVAPITAMMTVKRWSQGPKAISIGKPAVHPATIDLKGKAYEYVPKSLLL; this is encoded by the exons ATGATTTTGTGCTTTGCGCTTTTTGTTCAGATTGAGACGGAGAAACTCCTAGCGCAGTTAGTAGAGAATGAGATGAACAAGAGATTG aaagaaggtacttACAAAGGAAAGAAATTCAATGCTATCTGCCACTTCTTTGGCTATCAGGCCCGGGGTTCTTTACCATCGAAGTTTGACTGTGACTATGCCTAT GTTCTTGGGCACATCTGCTATCACATTCTAGCTGCTGGTTTGAATGGATACATGGCAACTGTGACCAACCTGAAAAATCCCGTGAACAAGTGGCGATGTGGTGTTGCTCCAATTACA GCAATGATGACTGTAAAGCGATGGTCGCAGGGTCCTAAGGCCATCTCGATAGGCAAACCTGCTGTTCACCCTGCTACTATTGACTTGAAAGGCAAAGCATATGAGTATGTCCCCAAGTCTCTATTGCTCTGA